The following is a genomic window from Candidatus Omnitrophota bacterium.
AGAGAACTTCAATTTTGACATTATCCCTGACCTGCTTTAGCTGCTTTAACGCCTTTTTGACGGCATCTTCAATTGTATTACCTTCGATCTCTATGCTCTGCCCGGATTTATTACGCATTTTTTACCATCCTCAATTGAGAGATAGCCATAAGCGCGCTGTTAAACAACCAGTATAAAACCAGGCCTGAAGGCATATTATAAAAAATAAAGCCGAAAAGCAGGGGAAAGAGCACAGACATAATTTTCTGTTGTTCGGCGTTAACTCCGGAGGAGCTTTTCATGGATGTCTTTTGCTGCCAGAACATAACAACCAGCATAAGCAGCGGTAAGATATTGATGTCCTTACCCAGCAGCGGCAGGGCCTGTTTTAATATAAACGCCCGGTCCGGCTCAGATAAATCCTTTACCCAGAGAAAGGTTGCCCCTTTTAATTCAACAGAACGCATCAGCGCCTGATATAAAGAGAAAAATATGGGTATTTGTAATACTAAAGGCAGGCATCCGCCTAAGGGATTGATTTTATGCTCCTTATATAGTTCCATAATTTCTTTATTCAGTTTTTGGGGATTATCCTTGTGCGTCTTTTTCAGTTTTTCTATATGCGGCTGCACTGCCTGCATGTCTTTCATAGAACGCAACTGCTTTAGGGTCAAGGGGAACAAGGCAAGAAATATGACAATGCTGAACAATATGATGGCCAGCCCCCAGTTTCTCGTCACAACGTGTAACGCCCTGACAACCCCGAAGAGGAATTTGGCGATCCCGTCAAAGAAACCAAAGTTGACCACCTCTTGCCAGCGCTCGTTCAGATGC
Proteins encoded in this region:
- a CDS encoding Jag N-terminal domain-containing protein; this encodes MRNKSGQSIEIEGNTIEDAVKKALKQLKQVRDNVKIEVLSEEEKGLFGMPGAKPAKVRVTVIKQHK